The Oncorhynchus nerka isolate Pitt River linkage group LG9a, Oner_Uvic_2.0, whole genome shotgun sequence genome has a segment encoding these proteins:
- the prr5l gene encoding proline-rich protein 5-like isoform X2 encodes MMGSFRRPRPRFMSSPVLTDLACFHASSVGQQLSNTSVWNSVQTAVIKVFQGGGLQANELYTLNESIRWLLKTELGSFITEYFQNQLLTKGLSHILEKIRLYEGDSQLLILSEMWVRFFTGILPTLQAIFYPVQGQELTVRQMALLGFRDLVLLKLSLEDLLPIATVPPAITQMLLILQGIHESNGPSQEYYQLEGLVETVISPYLGNVLHVSNTNCFVECRAPLSRLRGVAQPEITVTHHHASDSSSLAPLVEQEGESYLEKVGGVRRHTVANAHSDIRLLSASGRMQPGMEEDSGGGGGNGMVGNGMLPRPFSSHPDILESPLGVVGPFRKQRSTEISCHPPS; translated from the exons ATGATGGGATCTTTTCGCCGGCCCCGCCCTCGCTTCATGAGCTCGCCCGTGCTGACGGACCTCGCCTGCTTCCACGCCAGCTCGGTCGGCCAGCAGCTGTCCAACACCAGCGTCTGGAATAG CGTCCAAACAGCCGTGATCAAAGTGTTCCAGGGTGGAGGGTTGCAAGCGAATGAGCTTTACACCCTCAATGAGAGCATCAG ATGGCTCCTCAAGACCGAGTTGGGCTCGTTCATCACAGAGTACTTCCAG AATCAACTCTTGACCAAAGGCCTGTCACATATTCTGGAGAAGATTAGACTTTATGAGG gTGACAGTCAACTCCTTATCCTGTCTGAGATGTGGGTCAGGTTCTTCACTGGGATCTTGCCCACGCTCCAGGCTATATTCTATCCTGTTCAG GGTCAGGAGCTTACCGTCAGACAGATGGCTCTACTGGGCTTCAGAGACCTGGTCCTTTTGAAGCTCTCCCTGGAAGACTTACTGCCCATTGCCACAGTCCCCCCAGCCATCACACAAATGCTGCTGATTCTGCAG GGCATCCATGAGTCTAACGGGCCCAGTCAAGAGTACTATCAGCTAGAGGGATTGGTCGAGACAGTCATCTCGCCTTACCTGGGGAACGTCCTCCACGTTAGCAACACCAACTGCTTCGTAG AATGCCGAGCACCACTTTCCAGGTTAAGAGGAGTGGCACAACCAGAGATCACTGTTACTCATCATCATGCCTCAGACTCCTCCTCTCTGGCTCCCCTAGTGGAGCAGGAGGGGGAATCCTATCTGGAGAAGGTGGGAGGAGTCCGACGCCACACAGTGGCCAATGCACACTCCGACATACGGCTGCTCTCAGCTTCTGGCAGGATGCAGCCTGggatggaggaggacagtggtGGCGGGGGTGGGAACGGGATGGTAGGCAACGGCATGCTGCCCAGGCCTTTCTCCAGCCATCCAGACATCCTGGAATCCCCACTGGGAGTGGTGGGGCCCTTTAGAAAGCAGAGATCGACTGAAATCAGCTGCCATCCTCCCAGCTAA
- the prr5l gene encoding proline-rich protein 5-like isoform X1 codes for MMGSFRRPRPRFMSSPVLTDLACFHASSVGQQLSNTSVWNRGLSIGVEFVSLVTGRRHRLNGTVLHSKGPKSQCVQTAVIKVFQGGGLQANELYTLNESIRWLLKTELGSFITEYFQNQLLTKGLSHILEKIRLYEGDSQLLILSEMWVRFFTGILPTLQAIFYPVQGQELTVRQMALLGFRDLVLLKLSLEDLLPIATVPPAITQMLLILQGIHESNGPSQEYYQLEGLVETVISPYLGNVLHVSNTNCFVECRAPLSRLRGVAQPEITVTHHHASDSSSLAPLVEQEGESYLEKVGGVRRHTVANAHSDIRLLSASGRMQPGMEEDSGGGGGNGMVGNGMLPRPFSSHPDILESPLGVVGPFRKQRSTEISCHPPS; via the exons ATGATGGGATCTTTTCGCCGGCCCCGCCCTCGCTTCATGAGCTCGCCCGTGCTGACGGACCTCGCCTGCTTCCACGCCAGCTCGGTCGGCCAGCAGCTGTCCAACACCAGCGTCTGGAATAG GGGTCTTTCCATAGGTGTGGAGTTTGTGTCCTTGGTCACCGGCCGCCGCCACCGCTTGAACGGCACAGTCCTCCACAGCAAAGGGCCGAAGTCACAATG CGTCCAAACAGCCGTGATCAAAGTGTTCCAGGGTGGAGGGTTGCAAGCGAATGAGCTTTACACCCTCAATGAGAGCATCAG ATGGCTCCTCAAGACCGAGTTGGGCTCGTTCATCACAGAGTACTTCCAG AATCAACTCTTGACCAAAGGCCTGTCACATATTCTGGAGAAGATTAGACTTTATGAGG gTGACAGTCAACTCCTTATCCTGTCTGAGATGTGGGTCAGGTTCTTCACTGGGATCTTGCCCACGCTCCAGGCTATATTCTATCCTGTTCAG GGTCAGGAGCTTACCGTCAGACAGATGGCTCTACTGGGCTTCAGAGACCTGGTCCTTTTGAAGCTCTCCCTGGAAGACTTACTGCCCATTGCCACAGTCCCCCCAGCCATCACACAAATGCTGCTGATTCTGCAG GGCATCCATGAGTCTAACGGGCCCAGTCAAGAGTACTATCAGCTAGAGGGATTGGTCGAGACAGTCATCTCGCCTTACCTGGGGAACGTCCTCCACGTTAGCAACACCAACTGCTTCGTAG AATGCCGAGCACCACTTTCCAGGTTAAGAGGAGTGGCACAACCAGAGATCACTGTTACTCATCATCATGCCTCAGACTCCTCCTCTCTGGCTCCCCTAGTGGAGCAGGAGGGGGAATCCTATCTGGAGAAGGTGGGAGGAGTCCGACGCCACACAGTGGCCAATGCACACTCCGACATACGGCTGCTCTCAGCTTCTGGCAGGATGCAGCCTGggatggaggaggacagtggtGGCGGGGGTGGGAACGGGATGGTAGGCAACGGCATGCTGCCCAGGCCTTTCTCCAGCCATCCAGACATCCTGGAATCCCCACTGGGAGTGGTGGGGCCCTTTAGAAAGCAGAGATCGACTGAAATCAGCTGCCATCCTCCCAGCTAA